One Novosphingobium sp. 9U genomic window, TGATCCGCCACTACGGCGATGTCGAAGCGGTGCGGATCGCCACCACGCCCGATGCCTTCATCGCCGAGTGCGAGACGGCACTGGCACTGGCCGAAACCAACGGCTGGCTTGAGGAAGTCGACGCCCTGCTGCGCACCATCAGCTGGGACCAGACGTTCATCGCAATGAAGGCGCTGGTGGATGCAGCGATCACGCGCAATCGCCAGGCGCGCCGCACGCCTTCTCCCGTCGCGTGGTCGGCCGAACCCTCCCGCGCTTACGACGTGATGGTGGTCGGCGCAGGGTTTGCCGGAGCGGTCATGGCTGAACGCCTGGCCGCAGACGGCGGCAAGCGCGTGCTGGTCGTCGACCGGCGCCCGCATGTCGCCGGCAATGCCTTCGATCGGCACGACGATGCGGGCATCCTGATACACCAGTACGGGCCGCATATTTTCCATACCAACTCGGCCGACGTGTTCCAATATCTGTCACGCTTCACGCAGTGGCGGCCTTACGAGCACCGCGTGCTTGCGTCCGTGGACGGCATGCTGGTGCCGATGCCGATCAACCGGACCACGCTGAACCTGCTCTACGGGCTCGACCTCAGGACCGATGAGGATGCGGCCGCATTCCTCGCCTCGCGCGCCGAGCCCGTCGACATCGTCAGGACGTCCGCCGACGTGGTCATATCCGCGGTTGGGCGGGAGCTCTACGAGACGTTCTTCCAGGGCTACACCCGCAAGCAGTGGGGCATGGACCCGTCCGAGCTCGACAAGTCGGTAACCGCGCGCGTGCCCACGCGCACCGGCACCGACGATCGCTACTTCACCGACAAGTTCCAGGCCATGCCCGCGGATGGCTACACCCGCATGTTCGAGAACATGCTCGACCATCCCAACATCGACCTGCTGCTGGGCGTCGACTTCGAAGATGTGCGCCAAACCTACCCGCACGATCACCTGGTGTTCACGGGCCCCATCGACGAGTACTTCGGCTATCGGTACGGCAAGCTGCCCTACCGCTCGCTGCGGTTCCAGCACGAGACGGTCGCAACCGAGCAGCATCAGCCGGTCGCCGTGGTCAACTACCCTGACGAGAGCGTGCCATACACGCGCGTCACGGAGTACAAGCACCTGACCGGGCAGTCCTCGCCCCAATCGAGCATCACGTACGAATACCCGAGTGCCGAGGGCGACCCGTATTACCCGATTCCGCGACCGGAGAACCAGGCGCTCTTCAAGCGCTACGAGGCGCTCGCGATGGCCCTGCCCGACGTGAGCTTCGTCGGCCGGCTGGCGACGTACCGGTATTACAACATGGACCAGGTCGTCGGGCAGGCTTTGGCAACGTACCGCCGTCTTGCCGAACGCTGGCCAGCGAACGCGGCGCGCATGGTAGATGCTGCTGGGATGTCGCAAATACAGGCGGCCTGAAGTGGGTCTCCGCAGACGTAGCCTTAACTGGCGGGGGCGGCCTCTTTGAGGTTCACCCTAGCAACCGTTGCGTTGGCAGCTCTCTCCCCGTCCGAGAACTGCAGCTGCGCCTTGCCGCGTGCCTTGGAGCAATAGAGCGCCGCATCGGCGCTGCCGACGAGATCGTCAAGCTCGCTCTCCATCGTCGCGGCCAAGGCGATGCCGATGCTGACGGAGATGCGCATCTCGCGCTCTTCGATGAAGTACGGTTCGCTCAACTGCTTGATGATGCGGCGGGCGAGCAGTTCTGCCTCATCGCGATGCGCGACGCCGGTCTGCAGCACGACGAACTCGTCGCCGCCCAGGCGGAAAACCACGTCGTCAGCACGGACGGTTCCCTGCAGTCGCGCCGCGACTTCGCGCAGCATCTTGTCGCCGGCCGGATGACCGGCCTGATCGTTGACCGCCTTGAAGCCATCGAGGTCAAGAAAGTGGAGAGCCAGTTGCGTGCCCGAGCGCTCTGCCATCTCCAGTCGCGCCTGGTAGTTTTCGCGCAGCATCAGCCGGTTGGGCAATCCCGTCAGCGCGTCGACCCGGGCGAGCTTCGCCAGGTCATGCTTGGTGATGAGCTGCTCCAGCGTGGCGGCGTAGAGGTGCCGGACCGAGTCCAGACTCATGCCCAGGACTGCCACGAGGAGGAAGGACAGCAGCAGGAAGAACTCGCCATGCAGCGCCTGCCCGTCAGGGTGGCCGACGTGCCGCAGCATCGCAAGCGCGGTGGGCAGCACGGCGATCAGCAAGCTCCCCGTGCACAGCCGCGGGCGGCACGCCGTGCGTGACACCAGCCCCGCGCCGAAGGTGAAGACCAGACTGACCGTCGCCGCCAGCATCAGCGGTTCGTGCACCATCAGCACGCGCACGTTGAGACCGGCGAGCAGCAGCGCGAAGACGAACGTCAGAGCGGTGTAGACCCGCTCCCAGCCAAGGAGAGCCTGCACCGGCTGGCTGCTGCCCCCGGCCTTGTAGAATCGCGAGATCACGAGCAGCCGGACCACAGTCACCAGGGCGGCGCTCGCTCCCAATGCCAGGATGATCGGATCGTGCCAGCGTACGAAGATCAGCCCGCTGACAAAGGCGAACAGGATGCCGAACCCCAGGATCGGCATGCGCATGGTGAACAGCGGCGCTACGAGGTCGCGGTAAACGGCAGCCGGCAGCACAGCGGGCGCCCACCATCGGAACGGCGTGCGCGTGGGCTGTTGGGCATTGCTGACACGACGCCTGTCCATGCCGGCATCATCGCACGTGCGGGTTAACTCTTTGTATAACTATGCCTTGCCCAGCCCTTGGATGCGCGTTCGAGGCCGATCACCGGCCTAGATGACCGGCGATCGGCGCCCAGGTTTGCTGCTACTTCTTGCCGCGAATCTGGTCCGCCTGTTTGTCGAGCGCCTCACCCGTTTGCTTTGCCGAGCGCCGGACCGCGTCCGCTTCCTTTTCGAGCGCATCGGCCTTCTGGTCGGCACTCTCGCGCACTTCGTCGGCCTTGGCTTCGGCAGCATCGGCACGCGCATCGACAGCCCGTCGCTGGTCGCGCTCGACACGATCCTGCGCTTCACCGAGGCTCTCGCTGGGGCCGGACTCGAACGGCCCCTGCTGAACGCCTGCCGCAGCGTCCGCCTTCTCGCCCGCTTGCTCATGCGGCCCGTCACAGGCGCCCAGGAGCGTGGTGCATGCGACCAGTGCCGTGGACAGGCCTCTAGCCAGACGGCGACGCGCGATCCCGGTTGCGCCCTGGCTGCTGTTCCTGCTGATCAATGCCTTGCTCCTCGTCCAATTCATGTCGTCAGGCTAGGAACGCGCGAAAGCCCGGACGGTGCTCAACGGTGGCGCTTGCGCGCCAAGCTCTCTAAAGGGCGGGCGTCGCCCTAAAGACCGGAGAAGCTTGACGCATGCAGGATGACTTCCGCCGCGAGGCGCTCGACTACCATCGCTACCCCACACCGGGTAAGCTGTCGGTCGAGCCGACCAAGCGCATGGCGACGCAGCGCGATCTCGCCTTGGCTTATTCGCCGGGCGTTGCCGCCGCCTGCGAGGCGATCGCCGCGGATCCCGATGCTGCTCTCGACTATACCGCTCGAGGCAACCTCGTCGCGGTCATCTCCAACGGAACGGCCGTGCTGGGCCTGGGCAACATCGGCGCGCTCGCGGGCAAGCCGGTTATGGAAGGCAAGGCCGTCCTGTTCAAGAAGTTCGCCGGTGTCGACGTCTTCGACATCGAAGTGGACACCACCGACCCGGACAAGTTCGTCGAGGCGGTCGCCCTGCTCGAGCCGACGTTCGGCGGCATCAACCTGGAAGACATCAAGGCGCCCGAGTGCTTCGCCATCGAGCAGCGCCTGCGGGAGCGGATGAACATCCCGGTTTTCCACGACGACCAGCACGGCACCGCCATCGTCGTCGCGGCGGGCGTCACCAACGCGTTGCTGCTGCAGGGCAAGTCGCTGAAGGACGCGCGGCTGGTCACCTCCGGAGCGGGCGCGGCGGCGCTGGCCTGTGTCGACTTGCTCGTCTCCATGGGCCTGCCGATCGAGAACGTAACGCTGACCGACAAGGATGGCGTCATCCATGCGGGGCGCGAGGGCATGCTGCCCAACATGGCGCGCTATGCCCGCGTCACCGACGCGCGCACCCTGCCCGACGTACTGGGTGGCGCCGACTTGTTCCTGGGCCTTTCCGCGCCGCGCGTGCTCAAGCCGGAATGGCTGGCCTCTATGGCCGAGCGACCGGTGATCTTTGCCCTCGCCAACCCTGAGCCGGAGATCCTGCCCGAGCTCGCCAAGGCGACCCGTCCCGACGCGATCATCGCCACCGGCCGCTCGGACTACCCCAACCAGGTCAACAACGTCCTGTGCTTCCCCTATATCTTCCGCGGCGCGCTGGATGCCGGCGCGGCCGAGATCAACGAGGCGATGAAATTGGCCGCGGCAGAGGCGATCGCCGCCCTCGCCCGCATTCCGCCAGATGAGTCGGTGGCGGAGGCTTATGCCGGTCAGTCGCTGAGCTTCGGGCCCGACTACATCATCCCGACACCTTTCGATCCGCGCCTAATCCTTCAGATCGCCCCGGCCGTGGCCGAAGCCGCCGCGCGCACCGGCGTGGCCAAGCGACCGATCGCCGACATCGCCGCCTATGCCCGCACGCTGGAGCGCCAATCGTGGCGTTCGGGCAGCCTGATGCTCCCGGTCTTCGCCGCTGCACGTGGGACCGAACGGCGGGTCGCTTATGCCGAGGGAGAGGACGAGCGCGTGCTGCGCGCGATCCAGACCGTGCTCGACGAGCGCCTGGGCCGTCCGGTCATCATCGCCCGCCGCCGCATCGTCGAGCGCCGGATCGAAGCGCTGGGCCTGCGCTGGCGGCTGGATCAGGATGTCGAACTTGTCGACCCCGAGCAGCCCGACGGCGTGCTGTCGGGGCTGGTTCCGGCCTACCAGGCCAAGGTCGCGCGCCTCGGCATGGCGCTTGAGGAGTCGCGGCGGCTGCTGTTCCGCCGTCCTTCGGTCGTAGCCGCGATGCTGCTTAATTCCGGCCACGTCGATGCCGCGCTGGTGGGCGGCAATTCGGAGTGGTGGGGCCAGGTCAAGCTGATCCTGCCGCTCATCGCCCGCCGTGCGGACGTGAAGCGCGTGCATGCCATGACCGCGCTGATCCTCAGCGAAGGCGCGCTCTTCCTCACCGACACCCACATGGTGCCCGATCCCTCTGCCGAGGAAGTCGCGCGCATGACGATGCTCTCAGCCGAGGCGATCCGCCGTTTCGGCATCGAGCCGCAGGCCGCGCTGGTGTCGCACTCCAACTTCGGATCGTCGCGATCGCCCAGCGCGCGCAAGATGCGCGATGCGTTGAAGCTGCTGCAGACGGTGGCGCCCAGCTTGATCGTCGATGGCGAGATGCACGCAGACGCGGCTCTATCGCAGGCGCTGCGGGCCAAGCTGGTGCCGAACTCGCCGCTTACCGGGTCGGCCAACCTGCTGGTCATGCCGAGCCTTGATGCGGCGAACATCACCCTAACGGCGCTTCAGGCGGCGGCCGGCGCGCAGATCGTGGGACCGATGCTGCTCGGGCTGGAACAGCCGCTCCATGTCCTCAGCCAGAGCGTGACCGCGCGCGGGATCGTCAACCTCACCGCGATCGCCTCGGCAGAACTACGCCAGCAGTCGCGCGGCGAGGCAAGCTGATGGCTTAGTTCGGCGCCATGCGGGCGTGGAACAGTTGGCCGCTCTCAATGATGAGAATGATCGCGAGCACGGCCACGCCGATGCACAAGTAGCCGATCGCCAGCGGCAGCGTCGTCCCGGCGTAGGACTGGCCGATCGCGGATCCCACCAGCACCGCGCCGATGCTGGTGATGAAGCCCTGCACCGATGAGGCAGTCCCGGCGATGTGGCCGACCGGCTCCATCGCCATGGAGCCGAAGTTGGCGCCGCACAGGCCGATGCAAGTCATGCTGAGCGCCTGCAGGATGATGTAGGTCACCAGCGTCTCCGCGCCCGCGTAGATCACCACCAGATGGACGAGCGACAGCGTGATGAGGCCGAGCACCGCCGTCTGCGAGATCACCCGTGTTCCCAGCCGTTCGACCAACTGGCTGTTCGCGAACGACGCCACGCCCATCGCTCCGGCGCAGATCGCGAACAGCACGGTAAAGCGCTCGCCGGCACCGAACTCGTCGACGAAGATTTGCTGCGCCGAGGACACGAACGCGACGATGCCCCCGAACGTCAGCGACGCCGCGATCGCGTAGCCGATGGAGAAGCGATTGCTGAGCGTCAGCGCGTAGCTGCGCCGCAAGTTCTCGATCGAGATCGGCACCCGGCGCTCCACCGCCAGCGTCTCAGGCACGCGCAGCAGCGTCCAGGCGAGCACGAAGGCCGCGAAACCACCGAGTGCGTAGAAGATGAAGCGCCACGGTCCGAACTCGAGCAGCACCTGACCCAGGCTGGGCGCGAGGATGGGCACGAGGAAGAAGATCATCTGCGCCACCGACATCGTCCGCGCCATCTGCCGACCGGACGTGCCGTCGCGCACGATCGCCACGGAGAGGACGCGGGTCGAGGCGGACATCAGGCCCTGCAGCAGCCGTGCTCCCAGCAGCGCGGGAAACGTCGCGGAGCTTGCGGCAAAGACGCTCGCCGCGACGAAGCCGAGCAGCGTGCCGATCAGGATGGGGCGCCGGCCGAAACGATCGGCGAGCGGCCCGTAGACCAGCTGCCCGGCTCCGAACCCGACCATATAGACGGTGACCACCCACTGGCGGTGGTTGGCGGCGATCACCGATAGCTCACGCCCGATATCCGCCAGCGCCGGCAGCATCAGGTCCACGCCCAATGCGTTCACCGCCATCAGCGCGGCGATGAAGATGATGAACTCCCGCGGGGCCATGCCTGCGGGTGCGTATTGCGGCTTCATCTTGATCCTAACGAAAGCAGGTGGCTTTTAGGCCCAAAGCGTAAAACCTCACGAGAAGCCAACGACGGCGTGGGGAACATAGGCCGCTTCAAGCTGGTCGATCTCGGCATCGCTGAGCGCGATAGCCAGCGCGGCTACGGCATCGTCCAAATGGCCCGCCTTCGACGCGCCGACGATCGGTGCCGACACGACATCCTTGGCCAAGACCCAGGCGAGCGCAACCTGCGCGCGCGGCACTCCTCGCTGTGCGGCGACCGCCGCGACGGCTTCGACCACCTTGCGGTCGGCTTGCGCCGTCTGCTCGTAGAGCGTCTTGCCGAACACGTCGGTCTGCGACCGCTCCGTCGCCTCGTCCCAGTCGCGGGTCAGGCGTCCGCGCGCGAGCGGGCTCCACGGGATGACGCCGATGCCTTCCGCCTCGCACAGCGGCAGCATCTCTCGCTCCTCCTCGCGGTAGAGCAGGTTCAGGTAGTTCTGCATGGTCGCGAAGCGAGTCCAGCCGTTCGCCTCGGCCACGTGCAGCATCGTCGCGAACTGCCAGGCATACATCGATGACGCACCGATGTAGCGCGCCTTGCCCGCCTTCACGACATCGTGCAGCGCTTCCAGCGTTTCCTCGATCGGCGTGTCGTAGTCGAAGCGGTGGATCTGGTAGAGATCGACGTAGTCGGTGCCGAGCCGCGTCAGGCTGGCGTCGATCTCCTGCATGATCGCCTTGCGGCTAAGGCCTGCGCCGTTCGGGCCTGGCCGCATCCGGCCGTTGACCTTGGTGGCAATCACGACCTCCTCGCGGCGGGTGAACTCCTTCAGTGCCCGGCCGACGATCTCCTCCGAACTGCCGTCGGAGTAGACGTTCGCGGTGTCGAAGAAGTTGATCCCTGCCTCGACCGCCTGACGCAGCAGCGGCCTGCTACGCTCTTCGTCCAAGGTCCATTCGTGATTGCCGCGCTGCGGATCGCCATAAGTCATGCAGCCCAGGCACAGGCGCGACACATCGAGGCCCGTCGTGCCGAGTTTCACGTATTCCATGATCGTTCCCTTGCAAGGTTGGCGTCAACGCGTGAGTTTCCCTGGCGGTTCCGCTGGAGACGCCTGCGCTCCGTAGTGTCACGGTGGCGCAGTGTCTCGCCCTGTGCCCAGATGATGGCACCGGCGCGCAATCGCAAGGTTGGCATGGCGAGCGCGGGCGCGCTAACCAGCAGGTGCGTTCGGGAGAAGTGCGTATGAAGCGGTGGGCGTTAGCAGGAACAGCGGCGCTGATGGCGGCGGCAGCCTGGCCCGGAACGGCGGGCGCGAGCGGCGACTATGGCTGCACGCCGCGCTGGTCGCTGGCCGTCTCCTTCTACGAATGCGCCGGCACTGCACTGATCGGCCCGCGCAACGACACGCGAGTGAACCTAGCGCTGCTGCTGCGGGACAAGTCTGCAGCGCGGGGTGCGCAGTCCTATCCCAAATGGGACTGGGGCAATGCCGAGTTCGGCCACGTCTTCGTCAGCTGGGACGTGCTGCAATCGGCCTACTGGCCCAAGCCGGAGAGCACGACCTCGGTCGACAGCGACGAGCCGAGCTACGCCGGCTCACGGTGCCAGACATTGGCAAGCGGCACGCTGGCGTTCCGCGCTGCCCTGGCGCGAGGCAAGGGCCTGACTGCGCCGGAGCGGCAAGCGCTCACCGCTGCGCGCGACTTGGTCAAACCGGCATGCGACGGCAACAAGACGGCACCCGCCTGGCCCGCGCTGGAGGGCAAGGCGGCGCAAGCCTGGCTCAGCTACCTGAAGGGCGCCTGGGCGTTCTACGCCGACGATTTCCCAGCCGCGCGCACCCAGTTCACCGAGGTCGCGCGGGCCAAGGAGCCGTGGATAGCACAGACCGCGCGGTACATGATCGCGCGCAACGATCTGGCCGCAGCGCAAGCTGGCGCGATCGACGAGTGGGGCGGCTTCGCGGGCGTCGACAAGGTCGATCGCGCTTCTGCGGAGCATGCGCGGGGTGCCTTGCAGGACTACTTGTCCGGCTATCCACGCGGCCTCTACGCCGCGTCCGCCAGCGGGCTGACGCGCCGCGCGACCTGGCTGCTGGGCGAGCGGCCTGCCTTGGCGCGTACGTATTCGGGACTGCTGGCGGACCCTTCCCGCTCCCCCGAAATGCTGGAGGAGGTCGAAAGCAAGCTCCTCTTCGGCATCGGGATGGGGAACGACGTCGATGCTCCGCTGCTGATGGCGACCTGGGACCTGCTGCGCATGCGCCAGGCCGATCCCGACTTCCCGGACACCGAAGCGCCGGCGCTGCTGACGCAAGCGGAACTGTCGTCGCAGGCGCCCGTGTTTGCGCGTCAGCCGGAGCTCTACGGCTTCCTTCAGGCGAGCCTCGCCTACCATGGTGCCAAGGATTACCGCCGTGTCCTGAGCCTGATACCGGAGATTGCGCCCAAGGACCTGGGCGCGCTTGCCTTCAGCCGGCAATTGCTCCGCGGCATGGCGCTCGAAGCGTCGGGCGACGCGGATGCCGAGCGTTTCTTGCAGCAGTTGGCGCTTGGCGCACGCGACCTTTACCAGCAACCCGCGGCTCAGCTTGGCCTGGCGATGCACTGGGAGCGCGGCGGGAACCTCGCCAAGGTCTTCGCCGCGGGCAGTCCCGTCACCGAGCCCGAGATCCGGACCATCCTGCTCGCCCACGTCGCCCCGCCTGCACTGCTGCGCCGACAAGCCGGCACGGCCAGCGCCGAAGGCGGCGTCGCCCTCTTCACCCTGCTCACGAAAGACTTGTCCCGGGGGCACTACCGCGAGTTCGGCTCCGACCTCGCGCAAGTTCCGGCTTCGGCACCAACGTTGGGCACTGTGGGC contains:
- a CDS encoding aldo/keto reductase, which gives rise to MEYVKLGTTGLDVSRLCLGCMTYGDPQRGNHEWTLDEERSRPLLRQAVEAGINFFDTANVYSDGSSEEIVGRALKEFTRREEVVIATKVNGRMRPGPNGAGLSRKAIMQEIDASLTRLGTDYVDLYQIHRFDYDTPIEETLEALHDVVKAGKARYIGASSMYAWQFATMLHVAEANGWTRFATMQNYLNLLYREEEREMLPLCEAEGIGVIPWSPLARGRLTRDWDEATERSQTDVFGKTLYEQTAQADRKVVEAVAAVAAQRGVPRAQVALAWVLAKDVVSAPIVGASKAGHLDDAVAALAIALSDAEIDQLEAAYVPHAVVGFS
- a CDS encoding multidrug effflux MFS transporter translates to MKPQYAPAGMAPREFIIFIAALMAVNALGVDLMLPALADIGRELSVIAANHRQWVVTVYMVGFGAGQLVYGPLADRFGRRPILIGTLLGFVAASVFAASSATFPALLGARLLQGLMSASTRVLSVAIVRDGTSGRQMARTMSVAQMIFFLVPILAPSLGQVLLEFGPWRFIFYALGGFAAFVLAWTLLRVPETLAVERRVPISIENLRRSYALTLSNRFSIGYAIAASLTFGGIVAFVSSAQQIFVDEFGAGERFTVLFAICAGAMGVASFANSQLVERLGTRVISQTAVLGLITLSLVHLVVIYAGAETLVTYIILQALSMTCIGLCGANFGSMAMEPVGHIAGTASSVQGFITSIGAVLVGSAIGQSYAGTTLPLAIGYLCIGVAVLAIILIIESGQLFHARMAPN
- a CDS encoding NADP-dependent malic enzyme; translation: MQDDFRREALDYHRYPTPGKLSVEPTKRMATQRDLALAYSPGVAAACEAIAADPDAALDYTARGNLVAVISNGTAVLGLGNIGALAGKPVMEGKAVLFKKFAGVDVFDIEVDTTDPDKFVEAVALLEPTFGGINLEDIKAPECFAIEQRLRERMNIPVFHDDQHGTAIVVAAGVTNALLLQGKSLKDARLVTSGAGAAALACVDLLVSMGLPIENVTLTDKDGVIHAGREGMLPNMARYARVTDARTLPDVLGGADLFLGLSAPRVLKPEWLASMAERPVIFALANPEPEILPELAKATRPDAIIATGRSDYPNQVNNVLCFPYIFRGALDAGAAEINEAMKLAAAEAIAALARIPPDESVAEAYAGQSLSFGPDYIIPTPFDPRLILQIAPAVAEAAARTGVAKRPIADIAAYARTLERQSWRSGSLMLPVFAAARGTERRVAYAEGEDERVLRAIQTVLDERLGRPVIIARRRIVERRIEALGLRWRLDQDVELVDPEQPDGVLSGLVPAYQAKVARLGMALEESRRLLFRRPSVVAAMLLNSGHVDAALVGGNSEWWGQVKLILPLIARRADVKRVHAMTALILSEGALFLTDTHMVPDPSAEEVARMTMLSAEAIRRFGIEPQAALVSHSNFGSSRSPSARKMRDALKLLQTVAPSLIVDGEMHADAALSQALRAKLVPNSPLTGSANLLVMPSLDAANITLTALQAAAGAQIVGPMLLGLEQPLHVLSQSVTARGIVNLTAIASAELRQQSRGEAS
- the glf gene encoding UDP-galactopyranose mutase, with the translated sequence MSRFARQWQVLFWEEPEYGSATAELASSVCEDTGVTILTPKLPWGLAAEDERKTLEALLDRTLDTAAQPVVRWYYTPMMLPFSEHIAADCVVYDCMDELANFKHAPAELLTLEERLIQNADLVFTGGYSLYEAKRDRHPSVHPFPSSVDAEHFAAARRPGSEPADQAAITGKRLGFYGVIDERMDLALLGAVADARPDWALIMIGPVVKISEADLPRRPNLHYLGSKPYAELPHYLRGWDVALMPFAINEATRFISPTKTPEYLAAGCPVVSTPIADVIRHYGDVEAVRIATTPDAFIAECETALALAETNGWLEEVDALLRTISWDQTFIAMKALVDAAITRNRQARRTPSPVAWSAEPSRAYDVMVVGAGFAGAVMAERLAADGGKRVLVVDRRPHVAGNAFDRHDDAGILIHQYGPHIFHTNSADVFQYLSRFTQWRPYEHRVLASVDGMLVPMPINRTTLNLLYGLDLRTDEDAAAFLASRAEPVDIVRTSADVVISAVGRELYETFFQGYTRKQWGMDPSELDKSVTARVPTRTGTDDRYFTDKFQAMPADGYTRMFENMLDHPNIDLLLGVDFEDVRQTYPHDHLVFTGPIDEYFGYRYGKLPYRSLRFQHETVATEQHQPVAVVNYPDESVPYTRVTEYKHLTGQSSPQSSITYEYPSAEGDPYYPIPRPENQALFKRYEALAMALPDVSFVGRLATYRYYNMDQVVGQALATYRRLAERWPANAARMVDAAGMSQIQAA
- a CDS encoding GGDEF domain-containing protein gives rise to the protein MDRRRVSNAQQPTRTPFRWWAPAVLPAAVYRDLVAPLFTMRMPILGFGILFAFVSGLIFVRWHDPIILALGASAALVTVVRLLVISRFYKAGGSSQPVQALLGWERVYTALTFVFALLLAGLNVRVLMVHEPLMLAATVSLVFTFGAGLVSRTACRPRLCTGSLLIAVLPTALAMLRHVGHPDGQALHGEFFLLLSFLLVAVLGMSLDSVRHLYAATLEQLITKHDLAKLARVDALTGLPNRLMLRENYQARLEMAERSGTQLALHFLDLDGFKAVNDQAGHPAGDKMLREVAARLQGTVRADDVVFRLGGDEFVVLQTGVAHRDEAELLARRIIKQLSEPYFIEEREMRISVSIGIALAATMESELDDLVGSADAALYCSKARGKAQLQFSDGERAANATVARVNLKEAAPAS